GTCCGGGGGCAGCCCGGAAGGAGCCCCCAGCTCTATCCCGGGGTGCTGAGAGGCGGCTCGGCCCCAAGATTTGTCGCTTTTCGTTgagtttcttttccttgcttACCAAGGAGGAAAGGACCGCGTCTGGAGACCCGATGGAGATGCGCTGGGGAAAAGGGGAATCCCTGGGAAAAGGGGgttccaggggaaaaaagcGGGTTCCTGGGGTTAAAGGAAGGTTCCTGGGGAAAAACGACAGTTTTGAGGAAAAGGGACGTCCCCAGGAAAATGGAGCTCCCGGGGAAAAAGCGGTTCCCAGGAAAAAGGGAGATTCCTGGGGTAAAGGAAGGTTCTTGGGTAAAAAATGAGGcttttaggaggaaaaaaagatccCCGGGAAAAGGGGGTTCCCGGGGGACAAAAGGAAGCTTCCCGGGAAAATGAAGGTTTGGGGTGAAAAAGGGATCCccgaaaaaaaagggaaggttcCCGGGGGAAAATGGGGcttgggaggaaaaggggatCCCCAGGAAAAGACGATCCCACGGGAAAATGAAGGCTCCCGGGAAAAATGGAGGGGTTTGGGGAAAATTGAGGAAAAGGGGGGATCCCTGGAGCCGTGCAGTAACTCCAGGAAGCAGGAGGGTGAGGTAAAACGTGCATGATTTATTTTGAGATGCTGCAGCGAACACAGACACCGAATTCCATTCAGCACACACACGGCGGAACGAAATCGCCTttaattgaaaaacaaaacgaacaaaatttggaaaaaaaaggcgGGGGgagagtaaaaaaataaataaaaggggggtaaaggaggaaaaggtaaataagttaaaataaagcagaaaaggaggagaactttaaaagcagagaaaggaaaaatgaaaaagtgaaaaaagaaaaaaaggggaaagggggaaggaaataaaagagggggggaagaaaaaggagggaaaaaggaggggagaaaaggggggaaagggggaaaagaaaaataaaaagagaggaaaaaaaggaagagcagatttCCCTCTtaaatacaccaaaaaaaaaaaaaaaaaaaaaaaataaaagaaaaaagaataaccGAAAACAAAACAACCGAAGAAATGACTGAAAATAAGGAATATTCTTGCCTTAGAAAGTGCAGAGTTCCCCACGGGCCCCCACGGAGGGTCCAACCCGAGCATTCCCCCACCCCGGGCCAGTCCCTCCCCGCTTGCTGAGCCCGAAACCCGCTGATTGTCGAAGCGCAGGGGTTTGGAGGAGTGAAACCAGACCCACACCCACCAGCAAAACAAACTCCATTCCCACCCCAGAAACCAAACGGGGGCTCCGGGGACAGGCCACAGTTTTTGAgtgactttctttttctttcttattttctttttttttccttctttttcttcctccttttttttattttgttacttctttcctccttttttttttaacttagttctttccctctttatttttttttattctttcccctctttttttttttttttttggaactctttcccctcttttttttctttgattctttcccctcttttaaatttttttctttttgtttctttccttttttttataaTTCTCTTCCccattaatttttcttccccctctcttttttgattcctcccctccccctcttcttccccccacccttttttttcttttaatttttcccctcttttttgattctttccctcttctttttttcccttgttttcccttcttttttttttttttaacgtagCTGATGAGGTAGAAACAGAAACCTTATTGCAAAACTGCCACGGGTttgctgggggtggggtggaggaGTGGGACACAAGGggacagcaaacaaaaccatgcaagtgcgtgtgtgtgtgtgcggggGGCAgccaggggggtggggggcttcAGCTCAGggctccccccccctcccattttgcttttttttttttgcttatttctcATCAATTTCTTAAAAGAGGAGCAGACACCACAGAGCAAAGTTccacagcaccaccacccccctccttcctccagcaAATTCCACCCTGTGCCCTGGGAAGGGGGCAAAAGGCTGTCACAAAGCCTCTACTGCTGATGCTTTGGACTCCCCAAAATTCTCCCCCACTGCTTTCTTCTTGAGCCTTTTGGTTCCtcttttccatcatttttttttcttctcctctccagttttATCTACAAAAGTCTTGTCCCAGTCCTAACAACGTCACCCCCAAGATGGGGAGGGTGGTGGGGTTGAGGGGGTGAGGAGCAGGCACCAAAATTGTTCACTTTGGGTGAGTTTCCCTTtatcatcttcttttttttttttttgttaaggttgatttctcttttttttcccccccttttccttcccctcccaatttttttaaagaaccacaaaaaaaaaaaaaaaaaacaaaaagaaaagaaaaaaagaaaaagctccaagaaccaccacccccctccccaaacctgCCCAATTCAGAGGGGCTAggtgggggtgggtgagggAGGGCTCGAGGACCAAagcaaggtggtggaggtgggtTGCAAGCGCTGCCTACCGACGCTCCCTAAACCCGACACGCACAACCCGCCGCAACCCAGCTCCTTCTTTCAGTAGGTGGCAGAAAATTTcatccttttctgcttctgtctctggttgcaaaaccaaaccctcaCCACGTTCTTCTTCAAGTCTAACTTCTCGGCGATGGCGGCGATCTTCTCGGAGGAGGGTCGCGGCTGGACGGCGAAATAAGCCTCCAGTGAGCGCTTCTCGGGGGCAGCGATGGAGGTGCGCTTGCGTTTCTTGTCCCCCCCCGTGTAGATCTCAGGTTTGGTCATTTTCTCCCTCTGGGCCCTTTCAGCTTCCTCCAGCCAGGCTTCTAAGATAGGTTTGAGGGCCACCATGTTGTTGTGGGACAAGGTGAGGGATTCGAACCTGCAGATTGTGCTTTGGCTAAGGCAGCCTACTCCTGGGATCTTCAAGTTGGCCAAGGCGGAACCCACGTCCGCTTGGGTCACCCCCAGCTTGATCCTCCTCTGCTTGAAGCGTTCAGCGAAGGACTCCAGCTCCCGGGGGTCCGTCTCCGTCTCTGGGCCGGAGATGACAGCGTGGGAAGTGAGACCGTGAGGGTGGGACATGTTCATAGGCTGGGAATGGTGGGCCATGTGGTTGATGGCTGACATGTGGGAGTGAGGGTGAGAAGGTGTGGAGCCCACATCCGGGCCTGGCACCCCTCCGAGGGGAAGGGCAGAGTTGAGGTGGTCCAGGAGCTCACCGTCCAGCCCTTGGgagggctggtggtggtgggggtggtggggatggTGGGTGGTCAGCACAGACGGGTGATGCAGGTGGACAGAGGACGAGGTAGGAGTGCAGGAGACGCTGCTCATGGTGTGGTAGGTGGCATCTGGCTTGAAGGGGTGGGTTTTCTGTGATACGATGTCCACAGCGGCCAGAGCCTCGGCGCCTCGCAGCAAGGTCTCATCAAAGCCAGCAAAGATGTTGCCCTGGATCTGGACGTGGAATGGGAAGGGGGAGGATGGATAAAAACGGCAGTAAAAAACAAATGGGAAGAGTGGGAGAGGGTTAAAGGGAAAGCGGCATGGTGGGATGGGGGGGGTCACACTCTGTCCCTCCAGCAGCGCCTGGGACAGCTTAACCCAAGTTCAACCCCCCTACCGCAAATACAAGCACCAGGAGTAGAGTTGCTGGACCTCAAGCACCCATCCTTCCATCCAGGATGAGCCTCCCCAAAAGAGGGAGCAGCCAgaggaggggatgga
This DNA window, taken from Indicator indicator isolate 239-I01 chromosome 17, UM_Iind_1.1, whole genome shotgun sequence, encodes the following:
- the LOC128972632 gene encoding brain-specific homeobox/POU domain protein 3, yielding MMSMNSKQAFSMHPILHEPKYPHLHTSSEAIRRACLPAPQIQGNIFAGFDETLLRGAEALAAVDIVSQKTHPFKPDATYHTMSSVSCTPTSSSVHLHHPSVLTTHHPHHPHHHQPSQGLDGELLDHLNSALPLGGVPGPDVGSTPSHPHSHMSAINHMAHHSQPMNMSHPHGLTSHAVISGPETETDPRELESFAERFKQRRIKLGVTQADVGSALANLKIPGVGCLSQSTICRFESLTLSHNNMVALKPILEAWLEEAERAQREKMTKPEIYTGGDKKRKRTSIAAPEKRSLEAYFAVQPRPSSEKIAAIAEKLDLKKNVVRVWFCNQRQKQKRMKFSATY